A single genomic interval of Nocardioides nitrophenolicus harbors:
- a CDS encoding low affinity iron permease family protein: MQENPAAQSRHSTDGPGVFERFVDAINLRISRAPFFGVIVVALLAWALSKPLWGSTTKWELGLHTGSAILSLLLLVLLENASRRGQEAAQEKLNVIAEALSDLMTHHAADSEELRVAARRLREAVGLEERH; encoded by the coding sequence ATGCAGGAGAACCCCGCGGCACAGTCCCGCCACAGCACCGACGGACCGGGTGTCTTCGAGAGGTTCGTCGACGCGATCAACCTCCGGATCAGCCGGGCGCCCTTCTTCGGCGTCATCGTGGTCGCCCTGCTCGCGTGGGCGCTCAGCAAGCCGCTGTGGGGCAGCACCACCAAGTGGGAGCTGGGCCTGCACACCGGTTCCGCGATCTTGTCCCTGCTCCTGCTCGTGCTCCTCGAGAACGCCAGCCGGCGCGGCCAGGAGGCGGCTCAGGAGAAGCTCAACGTCATCGCCGAGGCGCTGTCGGACCTGATGACGCACCACGCCGCCGACTCCGAGGAGCTGCGCGTGGCCGCCCGCCGGCTCCGCGAGGCGGTCGGCCTCGAGGAGCGTCACTGA
- a CDS encoding cystathionine beta-synthase, with amino-acid sequence MEYVESLLELIGNTPLVRLNRSLDLPADGPLVLAKVEYLNPGGSVKDRIATRMIEAAEASGALQPGGTIVEPTSGNTGVGLAMVAQQKGYKCIFVCPDKVSEDKRNVLKAYGAEVVVCPTAVAPEHPDSYYNVSDRLANEPGAWKPDQYSNPHNPRSHYEETGPELWRQTEGRITHFVAGVGTGGTISGIGRYLKEQNSDVQVVGADPAGSVYSGGTGRPYLVEGVGEDFWPETYDRGVADRIIEVSDADSFAFTRRLAREEALLVGGSSGMAAYAARQLAQELAAEGRNDAVIVVLLPDSGRGYLSKVFNDDWLAQYGFSTGQPRPAQTVGEILRSKSGGLPALVHTHPNETIAEAVQILQEYAVSQMPVVRAEPPIVAAEVAGSVSERALLDALFTGKAKLTDSVEQHMSAALPTIGSTEDATAAVPLLESADAVLVHEDGKPVGVLTRHDLLNFLARG; translated from the coding sequence ATGGAGTACGTCGAGTCCCTGCTGGAGCTGATCGGCAACACCCCGCTGGTCCGGCTCAACCGTTCCCTCGACCTGCCCGCCGACGGACCGTTGGTGCTGGCCAAGGTGGAGTACCTCAACCCCGGCGGTTCGGTGAAGGACCGGATCGCCACCCGCATGATCGAGGCCGCGGAGGCCTCGGGCGCGCTGCAGCCCGGCGGCACGATCGTCGAGCCGACGTCCGGCAACACCGGCGTCGGGCTGGCGATGGTGGCCCAGCAGAAGGGCTACAAGTGCATCTTCGTGTGCCCCGACAAGGTCAGCGAGGACAAGCGCAACGTCCTCAAGGCGTACGGCGCCGAGGTGGTCGTGTGCCCCACGGCCGTCGCGCCCGAGCACCCCGACTCCTACTACAACGTGTCCGACCGGCTGGCCAACGAGCCGGGGGCCTGGAAGCCCGACCAGTACTCCAACCCCCACAACCCCCGCTCCCACTACGAGGAGACCGGCCCCGAGCTGTGGCGCCAGACCGAGGGGCGGATCACCCACTTCGTCGCGGGCGTCGGCACCGGCGGCACCATCTCCGGCATCGGCCGCTACCTCAAGGAGCAGAACTCCGACGTCCAGGTCGTCGGCGCCGACCCGGCCGGCTCGGTCTACTCCGGCGGCACCGGCCGGCCCTACCTCGTCGAGGGCGTCGGCGAGGACTTCTGGCCCGAGACCTACGACCGGGGCGTGGCCGACCGGATCATCGAGGTCTCCGACGCCGACTCCTTCGCCTTCACCCGGCGGCTGGCCCGCGAGGAGGCGCTGCTGGTCGGCGGCTCCTCCGGCATGGCGGCCTACGCCGCGCGCCAGCTCGCCCAGGAGCTCGCGGCCGAGGGCCGCAACGACGCGGTGATCGTGGTCCTGCTGCCCGACTCGGGACGCGGCTACCTCAGCAAGGTCTTCAACGACGACTGGCTCGCGCAGTACGGCTTCAGCACCGGCCAGCCCCGCCCGGCCCAGACCGTCGGCGAGATCCTGCGCTCCAAGAGCGGCGGCCTGCCCGCTCTGGTCCACACCCACCCCAACGAGACCATCGCCGAGGCGGTCCAGATCCTGCAGGAGTACGCCGTCTCCCAGATGCCCGTCGTCCGCGCCGAGCCGCCGATCGTGGCGGCCGAGGTGGCCGGCTCGGTCTCGGAGCGGGCGCTGCTCGACGCGCTGTTCACCGGCAAGGCCAAGCTGACCGACTCCGTCGAGCAGCACATGTCCGCGGCGCTGCCGACGATCGGCTCCACCGAGGACGCCACGGCGGCCGTGCCGCTGCTGGAGTCGGCGGACGCCGTGCTCGTCCACGAGGACGGCAAGCCGGTCGGGGTGCTCACCCGCCACGACCTGCTCAACTTCCTCGCGCGGGGCTGA
- a CDS encoding SGNH/GDSL hydrolase family protein: MSKASAARKLAAAALYGGGGLSALGAGLYGVLSAEARIARKTIGPARDEPPPDATGWYGRGRPGPAIRIAVLGDSSAAGYGVERVEETPGALIGTAVAEHADRRVYLREFCVVGAKSSDLAAQVDRALPIEPDVAVILIGGNDVTHTVRPSHSVRALADGVRRLIGAGATVVVGTCPDLGTIQPIAPPLRQVARAWSRRLAAAQTIAVVEEGGRTVSLGDILGPEFAAAPALLFGPDQFHPSAEGYKALADVLVPSVLAALEQAPEEAGLEAYRGEGVLPVTRAAVQAVNEPGTELGGTEVGGRRAGMRGLWVELRHRRSRHHVPGEAPEEHESAPDPA; this comes from the coding sequence GTGAGCAAGGCGTCCGCAGCCCGCAAGCTCGCCGCCGCCGCGCTGTACGGCGGGGGCGGGCTGTCCGCGCTGGGCGCCGGCCTCTACGGCGTGCTGTCCGCCGAGGCGCGGATCGCACGCAAGACCATCGGCCCCGCGCGCGACGAGCCGCCGCCGGACGCGACCGGCTGGTACGGCCGCGGCCGACCCGGGCCCGCGATCCGGATCGCCGTCCTGGGCGACTCCAGCGCGGCCGGCTACGGCGTCGAGCGGGTGGAGGAGACGCCTGGCGCGCTGATCGGAACCGCCGTCGCCGAGCACGCCGACCGCCGGGTCTACCTGCGCGAGTTCTGCGTCGTCGGCGCCAAGTCCTCCGACCTCGCCGCCCAGGTCGACCGCGCCCTGCCGATCGAGCCCGACGTCGCGGTCATCCTGATCGGCGGCAACGACGTCACCCACACCGTGCGGCCCTCCCACTCCGTGCGCGCGCTCGCCGACGGCGTACGCCGGCTGATCGGCGCGGGCGCCACCGTGGTGGTCGGCACCTGCCCCGACCTCGGCACCATCCAGCCGATCGCACCTCCGCTGCGCCAGGTCGCCCGGGCCTGGTCGCGCCGGCTCGCCGCCGCGCAGACCATCGCCGTCGTCGAGGAGGGCGGCCGCACGGTGTCGCTCGGCGACATCCTCGGCCCCGAGTTCGCGGCCGCGCCCGCGCTGCTGTTCGGCCCCGACCAGTTCCACCCGTCGGCCGAGGGCTACAAGGCGCTCGCCGACGTCCTGGTCCCCTCGGTGCTGGCCGCCCTCGAGCAGGCGCCCGAGGAGGCCGGCCTGGAGGCCTACCGCGGCGAGGGCGTACTCCCCGTCACCCGCGCCGCGGTCCAGGCCGTCAACGAGCCCGGCACCGAGCTCGGCGGCACCGAGGTCGGCGGCCGCCGCGCCGGGATGCGCGGGCTGTGGGTCGAGCTGCGGCACCGCCGCTCGCGCCATCACGTCCCCGGTGAGGCGCCCGAGGAGCACGAGAGCGCGCCCGACCCGGCCTGA
- a CDS encoding Bax inhibitor-1/YccA family protein encodes MQSNNPVFRRSEEFNRSGAAAYQGFGEPQQYGGYAQPGYPAPEAPARQGRMTIDSVVQSTAITLGITILAAAATWFLTPDLDNADAVGTLSGIMIVGAGAAFILSLVNSFKRVISPALVIAFALAEGVALGGISKLYDAVYGADSSGMGGIVVQAVIGTFAAFGGTLAAYKFFDIKVGQKFRTFVIAAMFGMVALSLMELVLGLFGGGVGIFENGTLGLLFAVAGLVLGVFMLILDFDFVEQGIANGLPERESWRASFGLLVSLVWIYTNLLRILAILQQD; translated from the coding sequence ATGCAGAGCAACAACCCCGTGTTCCGGCGCTCCGAGGAGTTCAACCGGTCCGGAGCCGCTGCCTACCAGGGCTTCGGTGAGCCGCAGCAGTACGGCGGCTACGCCCAGCCCGGCTACCCGGCGCCCGAGGCCCCCGCCCGCCAGGGCCGGATGACCATCGACTCGGTCGTGCAGTCGACCGCGATCACCCTCGGCATCACGATCCTCGCCGCCGCGGCGACCTGGTTCCTGACGCCGGACCTCGACAACGCCGACGCCGTCGGCACGCTCTCCGGCATCATGATCGTCGGCGCCGGCGCGGCCTTCATCCTGTCGCTGGTCAACTCGTTCAAGCGGGTGATCAGCCCCGCCCTGGTCATCGCGTTCGCGCTCGCCGAGGGTGTCGCCCTCGGTGGCATCAGCAAGCTGTACGACGCCGTCTACGGCGCGGACTCCTCCGGTATGGGCGGCATCGTCGTCCAGGCCGTGATCGGCACCTTCGCCGCCTTCGGTGGCACGCTCGCGGCGTACAAGTTCTTCGACATCAAGGTCGGCCAGAAGTTCCGTACCTTCGTGATCGCCGCGATGTTCGGCATGGTGGCGCTCAGCCTGATGGAGCTGGTGCTCGGCCTCTTCGGCGGCGGCGTCGGCATCTTCGAGAACGGCACCCTCGGCCTCCTCTTCGCGGTCGCCGGCCTGGTGCTCGGTGTGTTCATGCTCATCCTCGACTTCGACTTCGTCGAGCAGGGGATCGCCAACGGCCTCCCGGAGCGCGAGTCGTGGCGGGCCTCCTTCGGCCTGCTCGTCAGCCTGGTCTGGATCTACACCAACCTGCTCCGGATCCTCGCGATCCTCCAGCAGGACTGA
- a CDS encoding SAM-dependent methyltransferase, whose product MHRHEHHHDQTLAELRDALTAGFWDERYAGTDRVWSGRPNQRLVEQTSDLTPGTALDVACGEGGDAIWLAHQGWQVTAVDVSQVALAKVAAHAEDEGVEDRIRLGFYDALADPRPAGRRTFDLVTVSFLHVPQPDFAEIYRGIAAAVAPGGRLLVTAHHPDDVATGARHDHGPGLMFEPDRVLEALGADQPDGPWVVEVAETPVREQATPDGPLLVRDTVVRLRHN is encoded by the coding sequence ATGCACCGTCACGAGCACCATCACGACCAGACCCTCGCCGAGCTGCGGGACGCGCTGACCGCCGGCTTCTGGGACGAGCGGTACGCCGGTACGGACCGGGTCTGGAGCGGTCGGCCCAACCAGCGCCTGGTCGAGCAGACCAGCGACCTCACCCCCGGCACCGCCCTCGACGTGGCCTGCGGCGAGGGCGGCGACGCGATCTGGCTCGCGCACCAGGGCTGGCAGGTCACCGCCGTCGACGTCTCCCAGGTCGCGTTGGCCAAGGTCGCCGCGCACGCCGAGGACGAGGGGGTCGAGGACCGGATCAGGCTCGGCTTCTACGACGCGCTCGCCGACCCGCGGCCCGCGGGCCGGCGTACCTTCGACCTGGTGACGGTCAGCTTCCTGCACGTCCCGCAGCCGGACTTCGCGGAGATCTACCGGGGGATCGCCGCCGCCGTCGCGCCCGGCGGCCGGCTGCTGGTCACCGCCCACCACCCCGACGACGTCGCCACGGGTGCCCGCCACGACCACGGCCCCGGCCTGATGTTCGAGCCGGACCGGGTCCTCGAGGCGCTCGGCGCCGACCAGCCGGACGGCCCGTGGGTGGTCGAGGTCGCCGAGACGCCGGTGCGGGAGCAGGCCACCCCCGACGGTCCGCTGCTGGTCCGCGACACGGTGGTGCGGCTGCGGCACAACTGA
- a CDS encoding ClpP family protease translates to MSDDNRPRTFDDRVRRELLQQRVLVLDGPLDDDNGVLLTSQLVALAADDPGADIALWIHSPGGSVPAMLAMRDVMRLVPCDVATLALGIACSAGQFLLSSGTRGKRRALPHARVLMHQGSAGIGGTAVDIELQAQDLRQTRDTVLALIAEDTGQPLERVFEDSLHDRWYSAEQALEYGFVDEIVSSYDVLMPPRRVPLGLGVGR, encoded by the coding sequence ATGAGCGACGACAACCGACCACGCACCTTCGACGACCGGGTCCGGCGCGAGCTGCTCCAGCAGCGCGTGCTGGTCCTCGACGGCCCCCTCGACGACGACAACGGCGTGCTGCTGACCAGCCAGCTGGTGGCGCTGGCCGCCGACGACCCCGGCGCCGACATCGCGCTGTGGATCCACTCCCCCGGCGGCTCGGTGCCGGCGATGCTCGCCATGCGCGACGTGATGCGGCTGGTGCCGTGCGACGTGGCGACGCTGGCCCTCGGCATCGCCTGCAGCGCCGGGCAGTTCCTGCTGTCCTCCGGCACCCGCGGCAAGCGGCGCGCGCTCCCCCACGCCCGGGTGCTCATGCACCAGGGCTCCGCCGGCATCGGCGGCACCGCCGTCGACATCGAGCTGCAGGCCCAGGACCTGCGCCAGACCCGCGACACGGTGCTCGCGCTGATCGCCGAGGACACCGGACAGCCGCTGGAGCGGGTGTTCGAGGACTCGCTGCACGATCGGTGGTACTCCGCCGAGCAGGCGCTGGAGTACGGCTTCGTGGATGAGATCGTGTCGTCGTACGACGTGCTGATGCCGCCCCGGCGGGTCCCCCTCGGCCTGGGGGTGGGGCGGTGA
- a CDS encoding ClpP family protease: protein MSSYLVPNVIAQHPRGERIMDVYSHLLTERVVYLGTAIDAGVANSLVAQLLHLEADNPDRDIQLYINCEGGDPSAMLAVHDTMQFIRPQVATTCIGQAIAVGAVLLASGAAGKRSALPHARVVLHQPAAQGRGAIPDLILQADEVVRVRADIEQILSRHTGQDTATLRADTDHDRVFTASGAREYGLIDHVIEERGPAVVTQAASARA, encoded by the coding sequence GTGAGCAGCTACCTGGTCCCCAATGTGATCGCTCAGCATCCGCGGGGCGAGCGGATCATGGACGTCTACTCGCACCTGCTGACCGAGCGCGTGGTCTATCTCGGGACCGCCATCGACGCAGGGGTCGCGAACTCACTGGTCGCCCAGCTGCTGCATCTCGAGGCCGACAACCCGGACCGCGACATCCAGCTCTACATCAACTGCGAGGGCGGCGACCCGAGCGCGATGCTGGCGGTGCACGACACCATGCAGTTCATCCGGCCGCAGGTCGCGACGACCTGCATCGGGCAGGCGATCGCGGTCGGAGCGGTGCTGCTCGCCTCCGGCGCGGCGGGCAAGCGCTCCGCGCTCCCCCATGCCCGGGTCGTGCTGCACCAGCCGGCCGCGCAGGGCCGCGGCGCGATCCCCGACCTGATCCTGCAGGCCGACGAGGTGGTGCGGGTGCGCGCCGACATCGAGCAGATCCTGTCGCGGCACACCGGCCAGGACACCGCGACGCTGCGCGCCGACACCGACCACGACCGGGTGTTCACGGCGTCGGGCGCCCGCGAGTACGGGCTGATCGACCACGTGATCGAGGAACGCGGACCGGCGGTGGTGACTCAGGCGGCGAGCGCCAGGGCGTAG
- a CDS encoding helix-turn-helix domain-containing protein, whose translation MAEETNAAEPLWRDLVGRRLRDLRRGRGETLTETAGRAGISPQYLSEIERGIKEPSSEMIAAVLGALGTTLLDLTTSVAGDLQPLAAPVSVRGGYALALAA comes from the coding sequence ATGGCCGAGGAGACGAACGCGGCGGAGCCGCTGTGGCGGGACCTGGTGGGACGACGGCTGCGCGACCTGCGCCGGGGGCGTGGTGAGACGCTGACCGAGACGGCCGGCCGGGCCGGCATCTCGCCGCAGTACCTCTCGGAGATCGAGCGGGGGATCAAGGAGCCCAGCAGCGAGATGATCGCGGCCGTGCTCGGGGCGCTCGGCACGACCCTGCTCGACCTCACCACCTCGGTCGCCGGCGACCTCCAGCCGCTCGCCGCGCCGGTGTCGGTGCGCGGCGGCTACGCCCTGGCGCTCGCCGCCTGA
- a CDS encoding peptide deformylase — protein MSGERVAAWTEAELGVAGKVREVVRAPEGVLSARGADVDPTDPEIVLLAADLVATMRVSPGCVGLAANQVGVGVRVFCVDVAAHPKTRTHHGTFVLCNAEVVESSRNERAREGCMSVPDLTGDVKRAARLTVRGQLPGTGETVAFATDAFEARALQHEIDHTDGLLFLDRVAGAHAIYPRQTYL, from the coding sequence GTGAGCGGCGAGCGGGTCGCGGCCTGGACCGAGGCCGAGCTCGGTGTCGCGGGGAAGGTGCGCGAGGTCGTCCGCGCGCCCGAGGGCGTGCTCTCCGCCCGCGGCGCCGACGTCGACCCCACCGACCCCGAGATCGTCCTGCTCGCCGCCGACCTGGTCGCCACCATGCGGGTCAGCCCGGGTTGCGTCGGCCTGGCCGCCAACCAGGTCGGAGTCGGCGTCCGCGTCTTCTGCGTCGACGTCGCCGCGCACCCCAAGACCCGCACCCACCACGGCACCTTCGTGCTCTGCAACGCCGAGGTGGTCGAGTCTAGCCGCAACGAGCGGGCCCGCGAGGGCTGCATGAGCGTCCCCGACCTCACCGGCGACGTTAAGCGCGCCGCGCGGCTGACCGTCCGCGGCCAGCTCCCCGGGACCGGCGAGACCGTCGCCTTCGCCACCGACGCGTTCGAGGCGCGGGCGCTGCAGCACGAGATCGACCACACCGACGGGCTGCTGTTCCTCGACCGGGTCGCCGGCGCGCACGCGATCTATCCTCGCCAGACGTACCTGTAG
- a CDS encoding glycine cleavage system protein R codes for MSSDLYAVTVIGHDRPGIIAATTAGLAELGLNIEDSTMTLLRGHFAMMLLCRGDADAAAIERVLAPLAADGDLDVAVRPVADVATVAPGGSAWVLTVHGGDRSGIVSALIAEVAAAGGNVTDLTTRLAGDLYLLVAELDLPAGTDVAAVEDAIRASAERVGVTATLRPAEADEL; via the coding sequence GTGAGCTCCGACCTCTACGCCGTCACCGTCATCGGCCACGACCGCCCCGGCATCATCGCGGCCACCACCGCCGGCCTCGCGGAGCTCGGGCTCAACATCGAGGACTCCACGATGACCCTGCTGCGGGGCCACTTCGCGATGATGCTGCTGTGCCGGGGTGACGCCGACGCCGCCGCGATCGAGCGGGTCCTCGCGCCGCTCGCCGCCGACGGTGACCTCGACGTCGCCGTGCGTCCGGTCGCCGACGTGGCCACGGTCGCGCCGGGCGGCAGCGCCTGGGTGCTCACCGTCCACGGCGGTGACCGCTCCGGGATCGTGTCGGCCCTCATCGCCGAGGTCGCCGCGGCCGGCGGCAACGTCACCGACCTCACCACCCGCCTCGCGGGCGACCTCTACCTGCTCGTCGCCGAGCTCGACCTGCCCGCCGGCACCGACGTCGCGGCCGTCGAGGACGCCATCCGGGCCTCGGCCGAGCGGGTCGGTGTCACCGCCACCCTGCGCCCGGCCGAGGCCGACGAGCTGTGA
- a CDS encoding CHAT domain-containing protein, which yields MSLGDCLPAGAGGDIDDLIDEAQHWLHRDTERCAELLDRAESGLAGQRDVARVAWLHRLRGDLAVASGELGAAASAYRTARRHWLAAGEPAEAVRAAAGGLEVQLLVGEFAAAEAGLLRLQAELRALARHDLRVPRLGALVQRQLADARAGRGELGAALRQYDGAENLFAALGDVDSIARLQHRRGLAALDAGLTHSALLELDRSRRAYAAAGQPDRAAAVATRVAEAYSATGQVARALDVLDCVAPDVPHTQWHVALHALVRSGALLRAGCAAEAHAEACAAEEVFVRIGAVEHSARAALASARASLAWGRRRAAAAELEVADRLFGECGSRQMRLRTWLLRAEVARALGDLDGARAAADRVLAAEDADTPPAVAVHARLAAARVAEVDAATVLLDEADQRAAQAGSPELEVDVLLARARHERRTRQVAEAVETLRRALAAGRAWEQRLGPRGRVGCPSLTDAAEELILLLIERGDHAGRVEALRRARAAKRAPVRLPVADPARSAAPVERGRRLESLLADAVAVAAVVRPGEPVEEVLPSVPDGSLVEFYVAGDDIVVFVARDGHVDARVLTSATEGSRRLVRAWQQECLLMAPGCGVPAGHTSSAALDGLFDLLLAPVVDLLEDLDDRLQVVGHRHLHGVPFDALLDEVGPWYSHLARPGAPADPAGEPAAAAALGTLVIAVPDANAPSIADEAAMIRRVLPAAEVLVGPAATSAAVAGRSAGAEVVHFACHGVFRPDDPLGSGLRLADGWLRAGDVAAGAVPLDGAVVVLSACSSGRSPDHTAEEVGLVPACLAAGARGVVAALWAVDDEVTLELMTHFYDELAAGSEPAVALRRARRRVARRHPHPYHWAAFRYVGRS from the coding sequence ATGAGTCTCGGGGACTGCCTGCCGGCCGGTGCCGGGGGTGACATCGACGACCTCATCGACGAGGCCCAGCACTGGCTCCATCGCGACACCGAGCGGTGCGCCGAGCTGCTCGACCGGGCCGAGTCGGGCCTGGCCGGTCAGCGCGACGTCGCCCGGGTCGCCTGGCTGCACCGGCTGCGCGGAGACCTCGCCGTCGCGTCGGGCGAGCTCGGCGCCGCGGCCAGCGCCTACCGCACCGCCCGGCGGCACTGGCTCGCCGCGGGCGAGCCGGCCGAGGCCGTCCGCGCGGCGGCCGGCGGACTCGAGGTGCAGCTCCTGGTCGGCGAGTTCGCGGCCGCCGAGGCGGGCCTGCTGCGGCTCCAGGCCGAGCTCCGCGCGCTCGCCCGTCACGACCTCCGGGTGCCGCGGCTCGGCGCGCTCGTGCAGCGCCAGCTCGCCGACGCGCGCGCGGGCCGGGGCGAGCTGGGCGCCGCGCTGCGCCAGTACGACGGTGCGGAGAACCTGTTCGCCGCGCTCGGAGACGTCGACAGCATCGCGCGCCTGCAGCACCGCCGTGGACTCGCCGCGCTCGACGCGGGGCTCACCCACAGCGCGCTCCTCGAGCTCGACCGGTCCCGGCGGGCCTACGCCGCCGCCGGCCAGCCCGACCGTGCCGCCGCCGTCGCGACCCGCGTGGCGGAGGCGTACTCCGCCACCGGTCAGGTCGCCCGTGCCCTCGACGTCCTCGACTGCGTCGCCCCGGACGTCCCGCACACCCAGTGGCACGTCGCGCTCCACGCCCTCGTCCGCTCGGGCGCCCTGCTGCGTGCCGGCTGTGCCGCCGAGGCGCATGCCGAGGCCTGTGCCGCCGAGGAGGTCTTCGTCCGGATCGGTGCTGTCGAGCACTCCGCTCGCGCCGCCCTCGCGAGCGCCCGGGCCTCCCTGGCGTGGGGACGTCGGCGGGCCGCTGCCGCCGAGCTGGAGGTCGCGGACCGCCTCTTCGGCGAGTGCGGCAGCCGGCAGATGCGGCTGCGCACCTGGCTGCTCCGGGCCGAGGTGGCCCGGGCGCTCGGCGACCTCGACGGCGCCCGCGCGGCGGCCGACCGGGTGCTGGCCGCCGAGGACGCCGACACGCCGCCGGCCGTCGCCGTCCACGCCCGCCTCGCCGCCGCCCGGGTCGCCGAGGTCGACGCCGCCACCGTCCTGCTCGACGAGGCCGACCAGCGGGCCGCCCAGGCCGGGAGCCCCGAGCTGGAGGTCGACGTCCTGCTCGCCCGAGCCCGCCACGAGCGCCGCACCCGCCAGGTCGCCGAGGCGGTCGAGACCCTGCGTCGAGCGCTCGCCGCCGGCCGGGCCTGGGAGCAGCGGCTCGGCCCGCGCGGGCGGGTCGGCTGCCCGTCGCTCACCGACGCCGCCGAGGAGCTGATCCTGCTGCTGATCGAGCGCGGCGACCACGCCGGCCGGGTCGAGGCGCTGCGCCGGGCCCGGGCCGCCAAGCGGGCCCCGGTGCGGCTGCCGGTCGCCGACCCGGCCCGATCGGCGGCACCGGTCGAGCGCGGGCGGCGGCTGGAGTCGCTGCTGGCCGACGCCGTCGCCGTCGCCGCGGTCGTCCGGCCCGGGGAGCCCGTCGAGGAGGTGCTGCCGTCGGTGCCCGACGGCTCGCTCGTCGAGTTCTACGTCGCCGGCGACGACATCGTGGTGTTCGTGGCCCGCGACGGCCACGTCGACGCGCGGGTGCTCACCAGCGCCACCGAGGGCAGCCGCCGGCTGGTCCGGGCGTGGCAGCAGGAGTGCCTGCTGATGGCGCCGGGCTGTGGTGTGCCGGCCGGCCACACCAGCTCGGCCGCCCTCGACGGGCTCTTCGACCTGCTCCTGGCGCCCGTCGTGGACCTGCTCGAGGACCTCGACGACCGGCTCCAGGTCGTGGGCCACCGCCACCTCCACGGCGTGCCCTTCGACGCACTGCTCGACGAGGTCGGTCCGTGGTACTCCCATCTCGCGCGGCCCGGCGCGCCGGCCGACCCGGCCGGTGAGCCGGCCGCCGCGGCCGCCCTCGGGACCCTGGTGATCGCCGTACCCGACGCGAACGCGCCGTCGATCGCCGACGAGGCCGCGATGATCCGCCGGGTGCTGCCCGCGGCCGAGGTGCTGGTCGGCCCGGCCGCCACGAGCGCCGCCGTCGCCGGGCGCTCGGCCGGCGCCGAGGTCGTGCACTTCGCCTGCCACGGCGTGTTCCGCCCGGACGACCCGCTCGGCTCGGGCCTGCGGCTCGCCGACGGCTGGCTGCGCGCCGGTGACGTCGCCGCGGGGGCCGTCCCCCTCGACGGGGCGGTCGTGGTGCTGAGTGCGTGCAGCTCCGGGCGCTCGCCCGACCACACCGCCGAGGAGGTCGGGCTGGTGCCGGCCTGCCTGGCCGCCGGAGCCCGGGGCGTGGTCGCGGCGCTGTGGGCGGTCGACGACGAGGTGACCCTCGAGCTGATGACGCACTTCTACGACGAGCTGGCGGCGGGCAGTGAGCCGGCGGTGGCGCTGCGCCGGGCCCGGCGCCGGGTGGCGCGACGGCATCCGCACCCCTACCACTGGGCCGCGTTCCGCTACGTCGGGAGGAGCTGA
- a CDS encoding RNA polymerase sigma factor, which yields MVTDSDLLIRCRRRDSDAWNQLVSRYERLVYTVALRNGLSAEDAADVTQATFVALIDALDRLRDDEKLASWLMTVARRQAWRSRNLSRRTTSLDNTPEESSDPFADWATTTALHDALSTLGGTCRDLLLALYFEPETPSYAEIAERFGRSIGGIGPLRGRCLDKLRVIMGEEA from the coding sequence ATGGTCACCGACTCCGACCTGCTGATCCGCTGCCGCCGCCGCGACTCGGATGCCTGGAACCAGCTGGTCAGCCGCTACGAGCGGCTGGTCTACACCGTCGCCCTGCGCAACGGTCTCAGCGCCGAGGACGCCGCTGACGTCACCCAGGCCACCTTCGTGGCCCTCATCGACGCGCTCGACCGGCTGCGCGACGACGAGAAGCTCGCCTCCTGGCTGATGACGGTCGCGCGCCGGCAGGCCTGGCGCTCCCGCAACCTGAGCCGGCGCACGACCTCGCTCGACAACACGCCCGAGGAGTCCAGCGACCCGTTCGCCGACTGGGCCACCACCACCGCGCTCCACGACGCCCTCTCCACCCTCGGCGGCACCTGCCGCGACCTGCTGCTCGCGCTCTACTTCGAGCCGGAGACCCCCAGCTACGCCGAGATCGCCGAGCGCTTCGGGCGGTCGATCGGAGGGATCGGCCCGCTCCGCGGCCGCTGCCTCGACAAGCTGCGGGTGATCATGGGGGAGGAGGCGTGA